The Leptospira paudalimensis region CCTATCACAAGTTAAAGAAAAGTAAAAAATTCAAAAAAGAATTGGAGTTTTACTTAAGTAATTATGTCGGAAGACCTAGTCCTTTAACTTTTGCAGAACGTCTCACCAAACATTGGGGAGGTGCACGTATCTGGTTAAAAAGAGAAGATCTTAATCATACTGGTGCTCATAAAATTAATAATGCCATCGGACAAGCGTTAATTGCAAAATTCATGGGCAAAAAACGAATCATAGCAGAAACTGGTGCAGGCCAACATGGCCTTGCTACAGCTACAGTTGGTGCTATGTTTGGTATGGAAACTGTTGTGTATATGGGAGCAGTTGATGTCGAAAGACAAAACCTGAATGCCAAAAAAATTGAGATGTTAGGTGCTAAAATATTACCAGTGACTGCTGGGGAAGCCACTCTCAAAGAAGCAACAAGTGAAGCCATGCGTGATTGGGCTCTAAATGTTTCAACAACTCATTATATTGTTGGATCTGCCATCGGACCTCATCCATTCCCAACAATCGTACGTGATTTACAAGCTGTGATTGGGAAAGAAGCAAGGTCTCAGTTTAAAAAACAAAACCATAAACTCCCTCATGCAATCGTTGCCTGTGTGGGAGGTGGATCAAATGCGATTGGGATGTTCACAGCATTTTTAAAGGACAAACATGTTGCCATTTATGGTGCAGAAGCAGGTGGCCTTGGTCCAAAACCTGGTGAACATTCTGCCACTTTAACTTATGGTAAAACTGGGTTTTTGCATGGAACAAAAACTCTCATCATCCAAGATGAAGCTGGTCAAATTGTACCTGCACATTCTGTTTCCGCCGGTTTAGACTATCCTGGTGTTGGTCCAGAACATGCTTTTTTGTCTCAATCGAAACGAGTAGATTATCGAATGGTTACAGACGAACAAGCGCTAGATTGCTTTTTAGAGGTGACAAGGATTGAAGGAATCATTCCCGCTCTCGAAACAGCACATGCGTTCCATGTAGCAAGGGATGTTGCCAAAGATTTAGGGAAAAAGAAAGATCTGATCATTTGTTTATCTGGTCGTGGTGATAAAGATGTTACGGAAGTACTACGTTTGTTAGGTGAAAAGAGTAAATGAGTAAAATAAAAGATCTTTTTGAAAGTGGAAAAATTAAATCTGCGTTTATTCCTTACTTTACGCTTGGAGACCCAAATTATAATGATTCCATCGAATTTGGAAAAACGATTTTAGACAATGGTGCTGATATCTTAGAATTAGGGATTCCGTTTTCTGATCCAGTCGCAGATGGTCCTGTGATCCAAAGAGCAGTCGCAAGATCTTTGAAAAATAAATTTTCTTTTTCTGAAATCTTTCGAGTGACGAAAGAAATTCACTTACACAAAAAAGATGTACCACTTGTTTACCTAACTTACTTCAATCCAATCTTTCACTGCGGGATTGAAGATTTTCTAAACCAAGCAAAAGATTCTGGGGTAGTCGGCCTTGTGATCCCTGATTTACCGTTTGATACCAAAGAAAGTGAAGTTTTATTCCAAGAACTAAGAAAAAGAGATATGGATCTCATCCATTTGGTCACACCAGCTTCGACTAAAAAACGAATTGAAGCATTGAAAAAAACCTCTACAGGTTTTATTTACTATGTTACATCCTTCGGTGTGACTGGCGAACGCCGCGAGTTCTCTGTTGATTTGAAAGAAAGGATTCGGTTTCTGAAAGAAACCATCCAATTGCCAATTTGTGCAGGGTTTGGTATTTCCACGCCAGACCAAGCAGGGCAAATTTCTGGCTATGCGGATGGAATCATCATCGGATCTGCCATCCAAAGGATCATTGAAGAAAATGGACATGAATTTCCCAAAGCAAAACAAGCTTTGGCAGACTACATAGCCAAGATCCGGGTTGCCATTCCCTAAATTTTTTTCCCAAATCACTCAAAAACATTTGAGTCTCTTTAAAAAATCCGAGAAAATGGTCGGA contains the following coding sequences:
- the trpB gene encoding tryptophan synthase subunit beta; amino-acid sequence: MGKNQPGYFGEFGGRYAPEILTEALEELESTYHKLKKSKKFKKELEFYLSNYVGRPSPLTFAERLTKHWGGARIWLKREDLNHTGAHKINNAIGQALIAKFMGKKRIIAETGAGQHGLATATVGAMFGMETVVYMGAVDVERQNLNAKKIEMLGAKILPVTAGEATLKEATSEAMRDWALNVSTTHYIVGSAIGPHPFPTIVRDLQAVIGKEARSQFKKQNHKLPHAIVACVGGGSNAIGMFTAFLKDKHVAIYGAEAGGLGPKPGEHSATLTYGKTGFLHGTKTLIIQDEAGQIVPAHSVSAGLDYPGVGPEHAFLSQSKRVDYRMVTDEQALDCFLEVTRIEGIIPALETAHAFHVARDVAKDLGKKKDLIICLSGRGDKDVTEVLRLLGEKSK
- the trpA gene encoding tryptophan synthase subunit alpha yields the protein MSKIKDLFESGKIKSAFIPYFTLGDPNYNDSIEFGKTILDNGADILELGIPFSDPVADGPVIQRAVARSLKNKFSFSEIFRVTKEIHLHKKDVPLVYLTYFNPIFHCGIEDFLNQAKDSGVVGLVIPDLPFDTKESEVLFQELRKRDMDLIHLVTPASTKKRIEALKKTSTGFIYYVTSFGVTGERREFSVDLKERIRFLKETIQLPICAGFGISTPDQAGQISGYADGIIIGSAIQRIIEENGHEFPKAKQALADYIAKIRVAIP